The window CGGCTGATGGGGGGTCAGGAGGTAACTCACGTAGATGTTATTATCGAGGAGCGCTCTCATGCTGCGCCCGACCGCTCAAAGTGAATCTTGCCTTTGGCTTCAAGCTGGTCGATTGCCGCGCGGGTAATCTCGTCGGCCAGCGCCTCCGCCTGCTCATAAGATAAATCTTCATTTTGGGCCTGGACTTCGCGGGCGATCTCTTGTAATTCAGCGATGATCGCCGCCCGGCGGGCGCGTTCCTTCAATTGCCGCAGCTCTTCGTATTCCTTGTAGGGCACGATAACTACCTGCGGATAGCCGCGGCTCTGGATGATCACGTCGTCGCCGGTTTTCACCGCCCACTTCATCAGGTCGCTCAATTTCGCTTTGGCTTCCGTGGCCGATACCGATCGGGTCATCGCATCACCTAATTCCGGTTTGTTAACTTATGAAATATCTATTACGATGGTTATTATACTGGTCGATTGAAGAGTTGTCTAGTAGGCGACTATGTAACACAGGTATGGGAATTTGACGCTTGACATTCACGCAACGTCATAGTTTATTATCTGTATCAATGGGGCATGACTGATGGGCTACAGTGTAAGACAACTGGCAAAGCTGGCCGGCGTGACGCCGCGCACGCTGCATTACTATGACGAGATCGGTCTATTGCCGCCGTCATCGGTGGGCGCGAATGGCTATCGCGCCTACGATGAGGCCGCCGCGCTGCGGCTGCAACAGATCTTGTTCTATCGTGAGTTGGCGCTCAGCCTGGATGACATCGGCGAATTGCTGCAGCGGCCCGATTTCGACGTGGCGGCGGCCCTGCGCGGCCATCGCGCGGCCCTACAGTCGCGCGCCGGCCGCCTGTCGCAACTCATCCAAACCGTCGATAAGACGATTCTACACCTGGAAGGCAAGATTGAGATGAACACCAAGGATTTATTTGAAGGATTCGACGAGGCCACCCAGGCCCGCTATGAGCAGGAGGCGGCCGACATGTATGATCCCCAGATCGTCAGCGAATCGAGCCGGCGCTGGCAGAGCTACGCGGCCGAGGACAAGGCGCGGATCATGGCCGAGGGCGGCGCGGTCTATCTCGAACTGGCGGCGCTGCTCGGCCGCGAGCCGGGCGATGCC is drawn from Candidatus Promineifilum breve and contains these coding sequences:
- a CDS encoding MerR family transcriptional regulator, with the protein product MGYSVRQLAKLAGVTPRTLHYYDEIGLLPPSSVGANGYRAYDEAAALRLQQILFYRELALSLDDIGELLQRPDFDVAAALRGHRAALQSRAGRLSQLIQTVDKTILHLEGKIEMNTKDLFEGFDEATQARYEQEAADMYDPQIVSESSRRWQSYAAEDKARIMAEGGAVYLELAALLGREPGDAAVQAVITRWHQHMRSFYEPTPEILRGLGQAYAANPQFAAFFQTLQPDLPDFMRRAIDHYVERLPTA
- a CDS encoding type II toxin-antitoxin system Phd/YefM family antitoxin: MTRSVSATEAKAKLSDLMKWAVKTGDDVIIQSRGYPQVVIVPYKEYEELRQLKERARRAAIIAELQEIAREVQAQNEDLSYEQAEALADEITRAAIDQLEAKGKIHFERSGAA